A portion of the Mycobacterium paraseoulense genome contains these proteins:
- a CDS encoding arsenate reductase/protein-tyrosine-phosphatase family protein, translated as MSNPRLHVAFVCSFNRARSVMAAALFAEQLRERGLKDVVRVSSAGTLAWVGDTADEQACSVLSANGYPAPAGHRAALVGPEHLAADLVVALGREHVEVLRAGGVDDARLRCVDVRNPVFGADFEHALAAIEAAMPGLHDWLDDRLIAPGFGRLETAVGFRFWTGMAGDVLRSPYYGEMTWPTKWSAAECRYNPEHMPPAPECECGWYADIEVADVIARARGFPKVSQLASRVAPQLKVTDAPWSYLVVGKVVLHDVLPFRPPPTMKISPRAEYRARMGGIVELGLLDTDGGPEAMAFGQELSDRYEVEVLDISDRGELGERAPGVGG; from the coding sequence GTGAGTAACCCTCGGCTGCACGTCGCGTTCGTATGCAGTTTCAACCGTGCTCGATCGGTGATGGCCGCGGCGCTGTTCGCCGAGCAGCTGCGGGAGCGTGGCCTAAAAGACGTGGTGCGGGTCTCCAGTGCGGGCACCCTCGCGTGGGTGGGCGATACGGCCGATGAGCAAGCGTGCTCGGTGCTGTCCGCGAATGGTTATCCCGCCCCGGCGGGCCATCGGGCTGCGCTGGTCGGTCCTGAGCACCTCGCCGCCGATCTGGTGGTGGCGTTGGGCCGCGAACATGTGGAGGTGTTGCGAGCGGGTGGCGTCGACGACGCCCGGCTCAGGTGCGTCGACGTCCGGAACCCGGTCTTTGGCGCTGACTTCGAGCACGCCTTGGCAGCGATCGAGGCCGCGATGCCCGGGCTGCACGACTGGCTGGACGACCGGCTCATCGCACCCGGTTTCGGCCGCCTGGAAACCGCCGTCGGTTTTCGCTTTTGGACGGGAATGGCCGGGGATGTGCTGCGATCCCCGTATTACGGGGAAATGACCTGGCCGACGAAATGGTCCGCCGCCGAATGCCGCTACAACCCGGAACACATGCCGCCGGCGCCGGAGTGCGAGTGCGGATGGTACGCCGATATCGAGGTCGCGGACGTGATCGCGCGGGCGCGCGGGTTCCCGAAGGTGTCGCAGTTGGCCTCGCGAGTGGCGCCGCAACTGAAGGTCACGGATGCGCCGTGGTCGTATCTGGTTGTCGGCAAGGTCGTGCTGCATGACGTGCTGCCGTTCCGGCCACCGCCGACGATGAAGATCAGCCCGCGTGCCGAGTACCGGGCGCGGATGGGTGGCATCGTCGAGCTGGGCCTCCTCGACACCGACGGAGGCCCGGAGGCCATGGCGTTCGGCCAGGAGTTGTCGGACAGGTACGAGGTCGAAGTCCTGGACATCAGCGATCGCGGGGAGCTTGGCGAACGTGCCCCCGGCGTCGGCGGGTGA
- a CDS encoding alpha/beta hydrolase family protein, whose product MGERVTFQGSTGATLAGVIEMPDGAVRGWGVFAHGFTLGKDSPAAARICKQLAADGIGMLRFDALGLGGSEGDWGDGSFTVKVDDIAKACEFMTNRGTPADILIGHSWGGAAVLAAARQSPGVRSVVTVAAPVDPSHVEKHYDAVVDRCLTEGSAEWMVGGRTLTLKRAFVEDVRRAHLRDKIKGLRLPLLILHSPTDNTVGIENASEIFRLARHPRSFVSLEGSDHFLAARGQAHRAGRIIGAWADAYLGDNSQVK is encoded by the coding sequence ATGGGCGAACGTGTGACGTTCCAAGGTTCCACGGGCGCGACTCTGGCAGGCGTCATCGAGATGCCGGACGGGGCGGTGCGGGGCTGGGGCGTGTTCGCGCACGGCTTCACCCTCGGTAAGGACTCGCCCGCCGCCGCGAGGATCTGCAAGCAACTGGCCGCCGACGGCATCGGCATGCTGCGCTTCGATGCGTTGGGCCTGGGCGGGTCCGAGGGCGACTGGGGCGACGGGTCGTTCACCGTCAAAGTCGACGACATCGCCAAGGCGTGCGAATTCATGACCAACCGCGGAACCCCGGCCGACATCCTGATCGGGCACTCCTGGGGCGGCGCGGCGGTGCTCGCCGCGGCTCGGCAATCGCCGGGAGTGCGGTCGGTGGTGACGGTCGCGGCGCCGGTCGACCCGAGCCACGTCGAAAAGCATTACGACGCAGTCGTCGATCGCTGCCTAACCGAGGGCAGCGCCGAATGGATGGTCGGCGGGCGCACGCTGACACTCAAGCGGGCATTCGTCGAGGATGTGCGTCGGGCCCACCTACGCGACAAGATCAAGGGTTTGCGCCTGCCGCTGCTCATCCTGCACTCGCCCACCGACAACACGGTCGGCATCGAGAACGCGAGCGAGATCTTCCGCTTGGCCCGTCATCCCCGCAGCTTCGTCTCGCTGGAGGGGTCGGATCACTTTCTCGCCGCCCGCGGGCAGGCGCACCGGGCGGGGCGCATCATCGGCGCCTGGGCCGACGCGTACCTGGGCGACAACAGCCAGGTCAAGTAG